The following proteins come from a genomic window of Rattus norvegicus strain BN/NHsdMcwi chromosome 8, GRCr8, whole genome shotgun sequence:
- the Or8b59 gene encoding olfactory receptor Olr1256: protein MAVANGSLVLEFILLGITEEPKLQMPLFLLFLIIYVVTTLGNLALIILIALNSHLHTPMYFFLFNLSLIDLCYSSVITPKMLMNFILKKNVISYMGCMTQLYFFCFFAISEYYTLTSMAYDRYVAICNPLSYTIAMSPKVCSYLMLGSYLMGLLGATIHTGCMLRLTFCDGNTINHYFCDLLPLLQLSCTSTYVNEIELFIVAGKDIIVPTAIILTSYGFILCSIFQVRSTDSRYKAFSTCSSHIFAVSLFFGSSTFMYLQPSSTGSMDEGKISSIFYTIVVPMMNPLIYSFRNKDVKDALRKTLSRRMY, encoded by the coding sequence ATGGCTGTGGCAAATGGCTCTTTGGTGTTGGAATTCATTCTCTTGGGGATAACAGAAGAGCCTAAACTCCAAATGCCCCTCTTCTTACTTTTTCTAATAATATATGTGGTAACCACATTAGGAAATTTGGCCTTGATAATTCTAATTGCACTGAATTCTCACCTTCACACGCCCATGtacttttttctctttaactTGTCCCTCATAGACCTCTGTTATTCCTCAGTGATTACACCCAAAATGCTGATGAACTTCATACTAAAGAAGAATGTTATCTCTTATATGGGGTGCATGACCCAGCTCTacttcttttgcttttttgcCATATCTGAATATTATACACTAACATCAatggcctatgatcgctatgtggcTATCTGTAATCCACTCTCATATACCATCGCTATGTCCCCTAAGGTGTGCTCCTATCTTATGCTTGGTTCATATTTGATGGGACTTTTGGGTGCCACGATCCACACTGGTTGCATGCTTCGACTGACCTTCTGTGACGGTAACACCATCAATCACTATTTCTGTGACCTCCTACCTTTACTGCAGCTCTCCTGTACCAGCACTTATGTGAATGAAATAGAACTGTTCATTGTAGCAGGAAAAGATATTATTGTTCCAACTGCCATCATTCTTACTTCTTATGGCTTCATTCTTTGCAGCATATTCCAAGTGAGGTCCACAGACAGCAGATACAAAGCCTTCAGTACCTGCAGTTCTCATATATTTGCTGTTTCTCTGTTTTTCGGATCAAGCACATTTATGTATCTTCAGCCCTCCTCAACAGGGTCTATGGATGAGGGAAAAATTTCTTCCATCTTTTATACTATTGTGGTTCCCATGATGAATCCTTTAATCTACAGCTTCAGgaacaaagatgttaaagatgccctGAGAAAAACCCTAAGTAGGAGAATGTATTGA